The Winslowiella toletana region GGTCGGTTCGCCGGATGGCAAACAGATGATTCGCGGTGAGCGTCGTGGCCCGCGAGCGGATGCCGAAAAAATGGGTATCTCACTGGCTGAAGAGCTGCTGGATAACGGCGCACGCGATATTTTAGCTGAAGTTTATCAGGGAAATCCGCCGGTATGACGATTCTGGTAACCCGTCCATCACCTGCTGCCGAAGAGCTGGTCAGCCGCCTGCGCGCGCTGGGACAGGTTGCCTGGAGCCTGCCACTGATTGAATTTACGCCTGGCCGCGATCTCGACCGGCTGCCACAGCTGCTGAGCCAACTGTCAGCGGGTGACCTGCTGTTTATTTTGTCTCAGCATGCGATTCACTATGCTCAGCCAATAATCAGTCAGCACGAATTAACATGGCCTGCCAGCCTGGACTATTATGCTATAGGTCGCACTACTGCACTGCTGATGCATACCGTCAGCGGCTTGCCGGTGGAGTATCCCCATCAGCGTGAAACCAGTGAAGTGCTGATTCAGCTGCCGGCTTTAATGCAGGTTGCTGGCAAGCGGGCGTTAATTTTACGCGGCAATGGCG contains the following coding sequences:
- the hemD gene encoding uroporphyrinogen-III synthase encodes the protein MTILVTRPSPAAEELVSRLRALGQVAWSLPLIEFTPGRDLDRLPQLLSQLSAGDLLFILSQHAIHYAQPIISQHELTWPASLDYYAIGRTTALLMHTVSGLPVEYPHQRETSEVLIQLPALMQVAGKRALILRGNGGRELLAETLTERGAEVTFCECYQRCAKVYDGLNEGRRWRDRGIDTLVVTSGEMLQQLYSLFPDIDRQEWLLRCRLVVVSERLATLAREFGWQDITVADGADNDALLRSLQ